CGCAGGTTGCTCCACATTTTACCTTTGGCGTCGCAGTGGGCGCACAACACGTGCTGACCGGCCTGTAGGGTATCAACGTCGGCCGTAAGCTGGCCCTGAAGGTATTTGACCGTGTCCGGCCCGGCCAGGGTGACCAGCGCCCAATCATCCAGCGATATCAGGGTAGCGGGCAGTTGAGCGGAAGAAAACAGCGGTTGTGCGGTAAACGGATGAGCCATATGACAGTCCTGCGATGCGTAATGTCAGTGAATGACCCAATGGTAAAAGAGCGACAACGCTTTGCAAGCAGTTTAGGCTGTGTTCTGTCATAAGGCGGTGAACGACGGAACAGAAGGCGGAGGCGAGAAGGCGAAGTGAATTGGTCTAATTGTGCGATATGCTGCGCATCCGTGAAATAGTACACGCGATAGTACGCGAAAATATGTCAAAGTGTTACTATTAGTCGAAGGCCATCAGGTAGAATAGGGTTACACCGACATTCATCATCAACCTGCGCGGATAACCATACAGAGAAGTGGGCGAAATGAACATGGACATCAATAACAAATCACGTATTCACTGGGCGTGCAGACGCGGAATGCGTGAACTGGATATCTCCATCATGCCGTTTTTCGAGCATGAGTACGACACGCTGAGCGACGACGACAAGCAGCAGTTCATCCGTCTGTTGCAGTGCGACGATCCCGACTTGTTCAACTGGTTGATGAACCATGGCGAGCCGGTGGATCCGGCGCTGAAACGCATGGTTTCCCTTATTCAGACGCGAAATAAAGACCGTGGCCCAGTGGCAATGTGATTTACGCGTATCCTGGCGCATGCAGCTGTTTTCGCTGCTGACGCACGGGTTTCTGGTGCTGATGATCCTGCTGGCCCCCTGGCCGGACGGCTATGCGCCGCTGTGGCTGGGGCTGGTGACGCTGGTGGTGTTCGGTTTTGTGTTCAGCCAGCGCATCATCAAGACGCGTCAGGGGGAGATTTCCCTGCATGGGGAAAACCAACTGCACTGGCAGAAGCGTGACTGGCAGATAGTCCGGCGGCCGTGGCTGATGCGCAACGGCGTGTTGCTGTCATTGCGGGCGGTGGATGGCAAAGGGCATCAACGCCTGTGGCTGGCGTCTGACAGTATGGGAAACGAAGAGTGGCGGCTGTTGCGCCAACTGCTGCAGCAGCATTCGCTGCAGGGAACGGAATCCTCCCACCATCATTAATGGCGGGAGCCGCATCAAACCGGCATCAGGCGTTGCATCCATGCTGCACACGCAACGCCTGAACGCCAGCCCTGACGTCGCGCGTCAGGCTGTGCGTCAAAGTAACTCCGCCATTTCGTGCAGAATCTGCTCGCACCACTGTTGAATCCGCTCGTCGCTCATGTCGTACTGATTCACGTCATCCAGCGCCAGACCAACAAAGTGCTTACCGTCTTCCGTAACCGGTTTCGGGCTGGTGAAGTCGTAGCCCTCTGTCGGCCAGTAGCCGATAAAACGCACCCCCAGCGGCTTGAGCTGGTCGTGCAGCATGCCAAGCGCGTCCAGAAACCATTCGCCGTACCCTAACTGGTCGCCCATGCCGTAGAGCGCGACAATTTTGTCTTTCAGATTCAGCGCCGACAGCTGCGCCCAGATGGCTTCCCAGTCTTCCTGAATTTCACCGAAGTCCCAGGTGGGGATACCAAGGATCAGCATCTCGTAGTTTTCCATTTCCTGGGGCGCGACGTCTTTCACGTTGTGCAGGTCTACCAGCTCCTCGCCCAGAATGTCGCGGATTTTCTCCGCCGCCATCTCGGTGTAACAGGTGCTGGTGCCGTAAAAAAGTCCTATATTCATAAGTGTCTGATCGTGATTGCATCAATAAAGGCGGTATCGCAGAGCGTTTAGCCTAACGGAATATCACAGGGGCGTACAGGGCGGGAGCGGAAGAAGGGATGAAGACGGCGTCTTCATCCCTAACTGACTTAACTGAGAGACTGGTGACGGGTTTCCTTCGTCAGCAGCAAGGCGATCAG
The DNA window shown above is from Dickeya dadantii NCPPB 898 and carries:
- the sdhE gene encoding FAD assembly factor SdhE, which gives rise to MDINNKSRIHWACRRGMRELDISIMPFFEHEYDTLSDDDKQQFIRLLQCDDPDLFNWLMNHGEPVDPALKRMVSLIQTRNKDRGPVAM
- a CDS encoding protein YgfX — its product is MAQWQCDLRVSWRMQLFSLLTHGFLVLMILLAPWPDGYAPLWLGLVTLVVFGFVFSQRIIKTRQGEISLHGENQLHWQKRDWQIVRRPWLMRNGVLLSLRAVDGKGHQRLWLASDSMGNEEWRLLRQLLQQHSLQGTESSHHH
- the fldB gene encoding flavodoxin FldB, whose amino-acid sequence is MNIGLFYGTSTCYTEMAAEKIRDILGEELVDLHNVKDVAPQEMENYEMLILGIPTWDFGEIQEDWEAIWAQLSALNLKDKIVALYGMGDQLGYGEWFLDALGMLHDQLKPLGVRFIGYWPTEGYDFTSPKPVTEDGKHFVGLALDDVNQYDMSDERIQQWCEQILHEMAELL